One segment of Venenivibrio stagnispumantis DNA contains the following:
- a CDS encoding FeoA family protein, translating into MKLSELKVGEFGKITNVKGKNPDIKRRLREMGLIKGEILKVEKIAPLGDPIEVNVKGYKLSLRKEEANYIEVEKN; encoded by the coding sequence ATGAAACTATCAGAACTTAAAGTAGGAGAGTTCGGAAAGATTACAAATGTTAAAGGGAAAAATCCTGATATTAAAAGAAGATTAAGGGAGATGGGGTTAATTAAGGGAGAAATTTTAAAAGTTGAAAAAATAGCCCCTTTGGGTGATCCAATAGAGGTAAATGTTAAAGGTTACAAACTTTCTTTAAGAAAAGAAGAAGCCAACTATATAGAAGTTGAAAAAAATTAA
- a CDS encoding FeoA family protein: MVPLAFARKGGKLKVKTIRGGREVSERLIAMGIVPGTEITLLKKNGHGPVLVKVGESLVGIGFGMAKKIEVEEEQ, encoded by the coding sequence ATGGTTCCTTTAGCTTTTGCAAGAAAAGGAGGCAAATTAAAAGTTAAAACTATAAGAGGAGGAAGAGAAGTTAGTGAAAGATTAATAGCAATGGGAATTGTTCCTGGAACTGAAATTACTCTTCTTAAAAAAAATGGTCATGGGCCAGTTCTTGTAAAAGTGGGTGAATCTCTCGTTGGCATTGGATTTGGTATGGCAAAAAAAATAGAAGTGGAGGAAGAACAATGA
- a CDS encoding MFS transporter, which produces MIDKDFTPEEKKATIGLAGIFSLRMLGLFLALPVLSVYAHNFPGATSFLVGLAIGAYGLTQAIFQIPYGLWSDKIGRIPILLSSTIIFIIGSILAAYASYEQNIYLLIAGRLLQGVGAVSSVVIALLADLTREEIRTRAMATIGASIGMSFAFGMVLGPYIASHFGLEGIFLFTAILASISIPYIIFGLPRPKIIVHHDDAEFTSSYLRDVLKDKNLLKMDFGMFVLHMGLTAVFTTVPYLITKNHFIDVSDLWKIYLLMFFVGLTIMVPSTIIAEKKGLIKEVKLLGIFVLILSFVMFLTLKNNFLFFVLSIVVYFTGFMMLEPIMPSLMSKYAKPHLKGTASGVFNTSQFIGAFIGGAVGGYLLHLGENFVFIFLIIITALWAITVSTMKMPEKKSDTNKG; this is translated from the coding sequence TTGATAGATAAAGATTTTACACCGGAAGAAAAGAAAGCAACCATTGGATTGGCAGGAATATTTTCCCTTAGAATGCTTGGTTTATTCTTGGCTTTACCTGTATTGTCAGTTTATGCTCATAATTTTCCGGGGGCTACATCATTTTTAGTAGGTTTGGCTATTGGAGCTTATGGATTGACGCAGGCTATATTCCAAATACCCTATGGTTTATGGAGCGATAAAATAGGAAGAATACCTATATTATTGTCAAGCACCATTATATTTATTATAGGTAGTATTCTTGCTGCCTATGCTTCTTATGAGCAAAATATATATCTTTTAATTGCAGGTAGATTATTGCAAGGTGTAGGGGCTGTTTCTTCTGTTGTTATTGCTTTACTTGCAGATTTAACACGAGAAGAAATAAGAACAAGGGCAATGGCAACTATTGGTGCATCTATTGGAATGTCATTTGCATTTGGAATGGTCTTAGGCCCTTATATTGCTTCTCATTTTGGACTGGAAGGAATATTTTTATTTACTGCAATATTAGCTTCTATATCTATACCTTATATAATTTTTGGATTACCAAGACCTAAAATTATTGTTCATCACGATGATGCTGAATTTACTTCTTCTTATCTAAGAGATGTCCTAAAAGATAAAAATCTACTTAAAATGGATTTTGGAATGTTTGTGCTTCACATGGGACTTACTGCTGTATTTACAACTGTTCCTTATCTTATTACTAAAAATCATTTTATAGATGTGTCTGATTTATGGAAAATATATCTATTAATGTTTTTCGTTGGGCTTACAATAATGGTTCCAAGCACTATAATTGCAGAGAAGAAAGGCTTAATCAAAGAAGTAAAACTTCTTGGAATATTTGTTCTTATTTTATCATTTGTAATGTTTTTAACTTTAAAGAATAACTTTTTATTTTTTGTATTATCTATTGTTGTTTATTTTACCGGTTTTATGATGCTTGAACCTATAATGCCCTCTTTGATGAGCAAATATGCAAAACCTCATTTAAAAGGAACAGCTTCCGGTGTATTTAATACTTCACAATTTATAGGAGCATTTATAGGTGGTGCAGTTGGAGGATATTTATTACATCTTGGTGAAAATTTTGTATTTATCTTTTTAATAATTATTACAGCTTTATGGGCAATTACCGTATCTACAATGAAAATGCCGGAGAAGAAAAGTGATACCAATAAAGGATGA